The Phycisphaeraceae bacterium genome has a window encoding:
- a CDS encoding molybdenum cofactor biosynthesis protein MoaB, with protein MAAASARHEPVRCAVLTVSDTRNEHTDTGGRRVREILGEFGHESVARAIVRDEPGAIRTTLADWLRRRDLHAIITTGGTGIARRDTTIEVVRSFLTHELEGFGELFRMLSWHEVGSSAMLSRAVGGLATDADPAWLGVFLFAIPGSVNAVETAMRRLIGPELAHLVWERTR; from the coding sequence ATGGCCGCCGCCAGCGCCAGGCATGAGCCCGTGCGATGCGCCGTGTTGACGGTATCCGACACCCGCAACGAACACACGGATACGGGCGGGCGCCGCGTGCGCGAGATTCTCGGCGAGTTCGGACATGAAAGCGTCGCCCGAGCCATCGTCAGGGATGAGCCCGGCGCGATCCGGACGACGCTGGCTGACTGGCTGCGCCGCCGCGATCTGCACGCCATCATCACCACGGGAGGCACGGGAATCGCCCGCCGTGATACCACCATCGAGGTGGTCCGTTCATTCCTGACCCACGAACTGGAGGGCTTCGGCGAACTGTTCCGCATGCTCTCGTGGCACGAAGTCGGATCGAGCGCCATGCTCAGCCGCGCCGTGGGGGGACTGGCGACGGACGCCGATCCGGCCTGGCTCGGCGTGTTCCTGTTCGCCATTCCAGGATCAGTCAACGCGGTTGAAACGGCGATGCGTCGGCTCATCGGTCCGGAACTGGCGCACCTGGTCTGGGAGCGAACGCGCTAG
- a CDS encoding small basic protein: MSLHPSLKSKSGALEAHRNVLTRPERIAKLTEGGRFEAGRSDPIHLPKVRSIKVVTAKKKKEAAEGDAAAAPGATPAAGAAAAPAAKGAAAPAKGAAAAPAAKAAAAPAAKGGKK, translated from the coding sequence ATGAGTCTGCACCCCAGTCTGAAGTCCAAGTCCGGCGCGCTCGAGGCGCATCGCAACGTGCTGACGCGACCCGAGCGCATCGCCAAACTGACCGAAGGCGGTCGGTTCGAGGCGGGCCGAAGCGATCCGATCCATCTGCCCAAGGTGCGCAGCATCAAGGTCGTGACGGCGAAGAAGAAGAAGGAGGCGGCCGAGGGTGACGCCGCCGCCGCTCCGGGCGCGACGCCGGCCGCCGGTGCTGCCGCCGCTCCGGCCGCCAAGGGCGCCGCCGCTCCCGCGAAGGGTGCTGCGGCCGCTCCCGCCGCCAAGGCCGCCGCCGCTCCTGCCGCCAAGGGTGGAAAGAAGTAA
- a CDS encoding nucleotidyltransferase domain-containing protein, translated as MISREHLIDALSRSLPQSLEVKAAWLAGSQATGRLDEWSDIDLMLLVEDDAVDVAIKLVEATLTTLSTIALRYRVPEPAWHGHSQVFYQLTDAPQWLMVDVLLMKRTTSNWFLEPERHGTPTVLFDREGLVKPATLDRAVHQRQIDAKLADLRVKFVMFQHLIRKSIRRRNPAEAVAFYHALTLRPLVELLRIRHCPERFDYGLRYLHDDLPPGMAERVNDLSLIVDLEDLERKHAACLAWFDETLDALETGSPATPIG; from the coding sequence ATGATCTCACGCGAGCATCTCATCGATGCACTCTCCAGGTCGTTGCCTCAGTCCCTCGAGGTGAAGGCCGCATGGCTGGCGGGCAGCCAGGCCACCGGGCGGCTGGACGAATGGTCCGACATCGACCTGATGCTGCTTGTGGAGGATGACGCCGTCGATGTCGCCATCAAACTCGTGGAGGCGACGCTCACAACCCTTTCAACCATCGCGCTTCGATACCGCGTCCCCGAACCAGCATGGCACGGCCATTCGCAGGTCTTCTACCAACTGACGGATGCGCCCCAATGGCTGATGGTGGATGTGCTGCTCATGAAACGGACCACCAGCAACTGGTTCCTCGAACCGGAGCGGCACGGCACGCCCACCGTGTTGTTCGACCGCGAGGGACTGGTGAAGCCGGCAACGCTCGACCGGGCGGTCCATCAGCGGCAGATTGACGCCAAACTCGCTGACCTGCGGGTGAAGTTCGTCATGTTCCAGCATCTGATCCGCAAGAGCATCCGGCGCAGGAACCCCGCCGAAGCCGTGGCGTTCTATCACGCCCTCACGCTGCGCCCGCTGGTGGAACTGCTGCGCATCCGGCATTGCCCCGAACGGTTCGACTATGGTCTGCGATATCTCCACGACGACCTGCCGCCCGGCATGGCGGAGCGTGTGAATGACCTGTCGCTGATCGTCGATCTGGAAGATCTGGAGCGCAAGCACGCGGCGTGCCTCGCCTGGTTCGATGAGACCCTGGATGCCCTGGAAACCGGCTCGCCAGCGACGCCGATCGGTTGA
- a CDS encoding cysteine desulfurase, whose product MRTIYLDNNATTRPLPSVVEAVHEALTDLWANPSSIHRAGQRVRQRMELARESVAQLIEASPREIIFTSGGTESTNLAIVGSLHAQPAPARRVVVTDRLEHSATRDLASSLAERGVEIIWLPLDDRGRVDALALEQLLTQRAGEVAVVSVQWANNETGAVQPVREIGEACRRHGVRFHCDATQWVGKMPTSVADTPIDLMTFSAHKFHGPKGVGALYMRRGVRISREIIGGPQEREMRGGTENVPGILGFGAAAEAARIWLAEGAESGRDGVDALRGLRDRFERMVLQRVPDAVVNAAGAERLWNTSNIAFPRLEAEAILLLLSERGVYASAGAACSSGSLDPSPVLLAMGMPPELAHGSIRFSISRETTAEELDEAVEVIAASIARLRSNLAAV is encoded by the coding sequence GTGCGGACGATTTACCTCGACAACAACGCCACCACGCGGCCCCTGCCGTCGGTGGTTGAGGCGGTTCACGAGGCCCTGACCGACCTCTGGGCCAACCCGTCGAGCATCCACCGGGCCGGGCAGCGCGTGCGGCAGCGGATGGAGCTGGCCCGCGAATCGGTGGCGCAGCTGATCGAGGCGTCGCCGCGCGAGATCATCTTCACCTCCGGCGGCACCGAGAGCACCAACCTGGCGATCGTCGGTTCGCTGCACGCGCAGCCAGCCCCCGCAAGGCGCGTGGTGGTGACCGATCGACTGGAGCACAGCGCCACGCGCGATCTGGCCTCATCGCTGGCGGAGCGCGGCGTGGAAATCATCTGGCTGCCGCTCGATGATCGCGGCCGCGTGGATGCGCTCGCGTTGGAGCAACTGCTGACGCAGCGCGCCGGCGAGGTCGCCGTGGTCTCCGTGCAGTGGGCCAACAACGAGACGGGTGCGGTCCAGCCCGTGCGGGAGATCGGGGAAGCGTGCCGGCGGCACGGCGTGCGCTTCCACTGCGATGCCACGCAGTGGGTGGGAAAGATGCCGACCAGCGTCGCGGACACGCCCATCGACCTGATGACGTTCTCGGCCCACAAGTTCCACGGGCCGAAGGGCGTGGGCGCGCTGTATATGCGGCGGGGGGTGCGAATCAGCCGCGAGATCATCGGCGGGCCGCAGGAGCGCGAGATGCGCGGCGGCACGGAGAACGTGCCCGGCATCCTCGGCTTCGGCGCGGCGGCGGAGGCGGCGCGCATCTGGCTGGCGGAGGGGGCGGAAAGCGGGCGCGACGGCGTCGACGCCCTGCGCGGCCTGCGCGATCGCTTCGAGCGCATGGTGCTTCAGCGCGTGCCCGACGCGGTGGTGAACGCCGCCGGAGCGGAACGTCTGTGGAACACCAGCAACATCGCCTTCCCCCGGCTGGAGGCGGAGGCGATTCTGCTGCTGCTCTCGGAGCGCGGCGTGTACGCCAGCGCGGGGGCGGCGTGCTCATCCGGGTCGCTGGACCCCTCGCCCGTGCTGCTGGCGATGGGCATGCCGCCTGAACTGGCTCACGGGTCGATCCGCTTCTCGATCTCGCGCGAGACGACGGCGGAGGAACTGGATGAGGCGGTGGAGGTGATCGCGGCGTCGATCGCGCGGCTGCGGTCGAACCTGGCGGCGGTGTGA
- the ccsA gene encoding cytochrome c biogenesis protein CcsA — protein MTSITIDRTGRLRRLAVLLLIPVVLVVSPDLLAQQPTGTVERAPSGAAAGGSFESRVNLTALGHLAVHSNGRLKSLDSFTTAVMQVITGPHRIGGQHRTFTYLDMMFRPENYFERDVIYVPKKIVRERLVQAMRRDPALTADLSSRLDRFMKTGLIAESILRRRDVNAEMSALRGDLIKTARFVEDVDFARQMMHPANLEGGLRLIPQPGGGELDPWLTPAEFIGADWTGTPGFDAAMQADVRGAWETLRDGWRRQDADAVNRAIDRLAAAARHINPALYPSGARTGWPWSFSGDGAAAAWVAAILTIAAFLGMGAFGFATARPRLGLLGAMIAGALCLMQAGALVIGRFDALALESMYFNNHHWFTLNWVVYLLAMVPLLMGVVYRWRGAHAAGMAMFLLAFAFQTAALLLRWYVADRWPNSNMFEAVTTAAWFGGCGAIIMEMIVWRTGMRNLFALGSAAGSMTALMAAHFLPQALNANISNRMPVLDDVWLYIHTNVIIFSYALIFMAAIVAGLYMIYRFIARLNGFGGTHHYARVGGAGTLIALGGGEAVGSQPSPVNTDTQQPTAESPPALGTRHSARSSPSRLTVGQVFDGATMILMELSFILLWAGIVMGAMWADHSWGRPWGWDPKEVFALNTFIVFAVLVHVRLKVKDKGFWTALLVLFGCVVMLFNWIFINFKIAGLHSYA, from the coding sequence ATGACATCCATCACCATTGATCGCACCGGACGACTCCGTCGCCTCGCCGTGCTGCTGCTGATTCCCGTCGTCCTCGTCGTCTCACCGGATCTTCTCGCTCAGCAGCCCACGGGAACCGTCGAACGCGCCCCGAGCGGCGCGGCGGCGGGCGGCTCGTTCGAGAGTCGCGTCAATCTCACCGCTCTCGGCCACCTCGCGGTCCACTCCAACGGACGGCTCAAGTCGCTCGACTCCTTCACCACCGCGGTGATGCAGGTCATCACCGGCCCGCACCGCATCGGAGGCCAGCACCGCACCTTCACCTACCTTGACATGATGTTCCGCCCGGAGAACTACTTCGAGCGGGACGTGATCTACGTGCCCAAGAAGATCGTGCGCGAGCGCCTGGTGCAGGCCATGCGCCGCGACCCGGCGCTCACCGCCGACCTTTCGTCGCGGCTGGATCGCTTCATGAAGACCGGCCTGATCGCCGAGTCGATTCTCCGCCGCCGGGACGTGAACGCCGAGATGAGCGCGCTGCGGGGCGACCTCATCAAGACCGCCCGCTTTGTCGAGGACGTGGACTTCGCGCGCCAGATGATGCATCCGGCCAACCTCGAAGGCGGGTTGCGCCTCATTCCGCAGCCGGGGGGCGGCGAACTGGACCCCTGGCTCACCCCCGCCGAGTTCATTGGCGCCGACTGGACCGGGACTCCCGGCTTCGACGCCGCCATGCAAGCCGACGTGCGCGGCGCCTGGGAGACCCTTCGCGACGGCTGGCGGCGCCAGGACGCTGACGCCGTCAACCGCGCCATCGATCGTCTCGCCGCCGCCGCGCGTCACATCAACCCCGCGCTGTACCCAAGCGGGGCGCGCACCGGCTGGCCGTGGTCATTTTCGGGCGATGGCGCCGCCGCCGCGTGGGTCGCCGCCATCCTCACCATTGCCGCCTTCCTCGGCATGGGGGCGTTCGGCTTCGCCACGGCGCGGCCTCGCCTGGGGCTGCTCGGGGCCATGATCGCCGGGGCTCTCTGCCTCATGCAGGCCGGGGCGCTGGTCATCGGGCGCTTCGACGCCCTGGCGCTCGAGAGCATGTACTTCAACAATCACCACTGGTTCACGCTCAACTGGGTGGTGTATCTGCTGGCGATGGTGCCGCTGCTCATGGGCGTGGTCTACCGCTGGCGCGGGGCGCACGCCGCGGGCATGGCCATGTTCCTGCTGGCCTTCGCCTTTCAGACCGCGGCCCTGCTGCTGCGCTGGTACGTGGCCGACCGCTGGCCCAATTCCAACATGTTCGAGGCGGTCACCACCGCCGCGTGGTTCGGCGGGTGCGGCGCGATCATCATGGAGATGATCGTCTGGCGCACGGGGATGCGCAACCTGTTCGCCCTGGGCAGCGCAGCGGGGTCGATGACCGCCCTCATGGCCGCTCACTTCCTGCCTCAGGCCCTCAACGCCAACATTTCCAACCGCATGCCCGTGCTGGATGACGTGTGGCTCTACATCCACACCAACGTCATCATCTTCAGTTACGCCCTGATCTTCATGGCCGCCATCGTGGCCGGGCTGTACATGATCTACCGCTTCATTGCGCGGCTGAACGGCTTCGGCGGCACGCACCACTACGCCCGCGTGGGCGGGGCGGGAACGCTGATCGCACTGGGCGGAGGCGAGGCCGTCGGCTCTCAGCCGTCACCCGTCAACACCGACACCCAACAACCGACTGCCGAGAGCCCCCCAGCACTCGGCACACGGCACTCAGCACGGTCCTCCCCCTCCCGCCTCACCGTCGGGCAGGTCTTCGACGGGGCCACAATGATCCTGATGGAACTCTCGTTCATCCTGCTCTGGGCGGGCATCGTGATGGGCGCCATGTGGGCTGACCATTCCTGGGGCCGCCCGTGGGGCTGGGATCCGAAGGAAGTCTTCGCCCTCAACACCTTCATCGTCTTCGCGGTGCTGGTTCACGTGCGGCTGAAGGTGAAGGACAAGGGCTTCTGGACCGCCCTGCTCGTCCTCTTCGGCTGCGTGGTGATGCTCTTCAACTGGATCTTCATCAATTTCAAGATCGCCGGGCTGCACAGTTACGCGTGA
- the typA gene encoding translational GTPase TypA: MSRTADPSLRNVAIIAHVDHGKTTLVDSMLTYAGTLEKTADTPDCVLDSNPLERERGITILAKNCSIVYRPRGGGAGARAGQAYRINLIDTPGHADFGGEVERVLSMADGALLLVDAFEGPMPQTRFVLSKALALGLKIVVVVNKCDRPDARPDAVVNEVFDLLVAMGASDEILDFPVIFAAGREGWASTSHDAHDGTVAPLLDTILDRVPPPSGDPDAPLRLLITTIDYSSYVGRIAIGRVHSGAIHSGDRVAICRKDGSIESARVMRLNRFEGLGRLAVDTVEAGDICAVEGLGDFEIGDTIADPDDPRPLPRVAVDEPTLHMIFRINDSPFAGKEGRFVTSRQIAERLERELRSNVALRVEPGESADEFLVSGRGLLHLGVLLETMRREGYELSVGRPEVIEKVIDGVVCEPIERLTLDVKSEAMGPALELLGIRGGEVTHMETRGDRMHVDAEIPARGLIGLRSRMLTATGGEVVMYHAFKEFAPVRSTPRKRTNGVMVAVEAGTATTYALLNLSERGMMFVKPGDPVYVGQIVGENSRDNDLGVNVVKAKQLSNVRESNKEATVVLKASRTITLEAALEYIEDDEYVEITPQSVRLRKKMLNESDRKRADRAERSRLVGT, from the coding sequence ATGAGCCGCACCGCTGACCCATCCTTGCGCAATGTCGCCATCATCGCCCACGTCGACCACGGGAAGACCACCCTGGTGGACTCGATGCTGACGTACGCCGGCACGCTGGAGAAGACCGCCGACACGCCTGACTGCGTGCTCGACTCGAATCCGCTTGAGCGGGAGCGGGGCATCACCATTCTGGCCAAGAACTGCTCGATCGTGTATCGCCCGCGAGGCGGGGGCGCTGGCGCACGGGCGGGACAGGCCTATCGCATCAACCTCATCGACACGCCCGGCCACGCCGACTTCGGGGGCGAGGTGGAGCGCGTCCTCAGCATGGCGGATGGCGCGCTGCTGCTGGTGGATGCATTTGAAGGCCCCATGCCTCAGACGCGATTCGTGCTGTCCAAGGCGCTCGCACTGGGGCTGAAGATCGTCGTGGTCGTGAACAAGTGCGACCGCCCCGACGCGCGTCCCGACGCCGTCGTCAACGAGGTCTTCGATCTGCTGGTGGCGATGGGGGCCAGCGATGAGATTCTCGACTTTCCCGTCATCTTCGCCGCGGGGCGCGAGGGATGGGCGTCCACGTCGCACGACGCGCACGACGGCACCGTGGCGCCGCTGCTGGACACCATTCTCGATCGCGTGCCGCCGCCCTCCGGCGATCCCGATGCTCCGCTGCGGCTGCTCATCACCACCATCGATTATTCAAGCTACGTCGGGCGCATCGCCATCGGACGGGTTCATTCCGGCGCCATCCACAGCGGCGACCGGGTGGCCATCTGCCGCAAGGATGGTTCGATCGAAAGCGCCCGCGTGATGCGGCTCAACCGCTTCGAGGGACTGGGGCGTCTGGCGGTGGACACGGTGGAAGCGGGCGACATCTGCGCGGTCGAAGGGCTTGGCGACTTCGAGATCGGCGACACCATCGCCGACCCGGATGATCCCCGTCCGCTGCCCCGCGTGGCCGTGGACGAACCCACGTTGCACATGATCTTCCGCATCAATGATTCCCCCTTCGCCGGCAAGGAAGGTCGGTTCGTCACCTCCCGCCAGATCGCCGAGCGGCTGGAGCGCGAGCTGCGATCCAACGTGGCCTTGCGCGTTGAGCCGGGCGAGTCGGCGGATGAGTTCCTCGTCTCGGGAAGAGGGTTGCTGCATCTGGGCGTGCTGCTGGAAACGATGCGGCGCGAGGGGTATGAACTCTCGGTGGGACGCCCCGAGGTCATCGAAAAGGTCATCGACGGCGTGGTCTGTGAGCCGATCGAGCGGCTCACGCTGGACGTGAAATCCGAGGCGATGGGCCCTGCGCTCGAGCTGCTGGGCATCCGCGGCGGCGAAGTCACTCACATGGAGACGCGCGGGGACCGCATGCACGTGGATGCAGAAATCCCCGCCCGCGGGCTGATCGGGCTGCGCTCGCGCATGCTCACCGCCACGGGAGGCGAGGTGGTCATGTACCACGCCTTCAAGGAGTTCGCCCCCGTCCGCAGCACGCCTCGCAAGCGCACCAACGGCGTCATGGTGGCGGTGGAGGCGGGTACGGCCACCACCTACGCGCTGCTCAACCTGTCCGAGCGGGGCATGATGTTCGTCAAGCCCGGCGATCCCGTCTACGTGGGCCAGATCGTGGGTGAAAACAGCCGTGACAACGACCTGGGCGTCAACGTCGTCAAGGCCAAGCAGCTTTCCAACGTGCGCGAGAGCAACAAGGAAGCCACTGTTGTGCTGAAGGCCTCGCGCACCATCACGCTCGAGGCGGCCCTCGAATACATCGAGGATGACGAGTACGTGGAGATCACGCCCCAGTCGGTGCGTCTCCGCAAGAAGATGCTCAACGAGAGTGATCGAAAGCGGGCCGACCGCGCCGAGCGCAGCCGGCTGGTGGGTACGTGA
- the acpS gene encoding holo-ACP synthase, which translates to MRIMGHGIDLVEITRIAHMLETHGERFLARCFTAGEQAYAEQSHRLRAERYAARFAAKEAVLKALGTGWRDGIAWTDVDVTRDPAGQPGVRLSGRSAQIARERGITGWLLSLSHSDSHAIASALAVGNG; encoded by the coding sequence ATGCGCATCATGGGACACGGCATCGACCTGGTGGAGATCACCCGCATCGCCCACATGCTGGAAACGCACGGTGAGCGCTTCCTCGCCCGGTGCTTCACCGCGGGTGAACAGGCCTACGCCGAACAGAGTCATCGGCTGCGAGCCGAACGGTACGCCGCGCGGTTCGCGGCCAAGGAGGCGGTGCTCAAGGCGCTCGGCACCGGCTGGCGGGACGGCATCGCCTGGACGGACGTGGACGTGACGCGCGATCCCGCGGGCCAGCCGGGCGTCCGGCTGAGCGGGCGATCGGCGCAGATCGCCCGCGAGCGCGGGATCACCGGGTGGCTCCTGTCGCTCAGCCACAGCGATTCCCACGCCATCGCCAGCGCACTGGCGGTGGGAAACGGGTAG
- a CDS encoding aminotransferase class I/II-fold pyridoxal phosphate-dependent enzyme — MTSPSPLNVDRLLSSRSRSIDPSGIRRVFELGAKLKNPYNFSIGQPDFPVPEPIKEAAIRAIRENRNGYTVTQGSPDLLRRISEHLKQDVGWNVPSDELGLTVTSGTSGAIYLALLSILDAGDEVIVPDPWFVIYPSMTTMCGGKPVPCDTYPDGKLTAARIEPLLTERTKAVILNSPGNPCGAVNSTDELRDIIELCDRRGVLLISDEIYDAFTYDDARENGACPSPARISDRVLLVRGFGKTYGCTGWRLGYAAGPKRLIEQMTKIQQYTFVCAPSIAQAGVAAAFDVDMSPQVRAYQRKRDMVVEALAPITTMPAMGGAFYAFVEVPSRLGQTASAFCEKAIERNVLIIPGKVFSRRDTHFRLSYAVPDEMLRGGLSILADLMR, encoded by the coding sequence ATGACTTCACCCTCGCCGCTCAACGTCGATCGACTGCTTTCCTCGCGCTCGCGCTCGATCGACCCCTCGGGTATCCGCCGCGTCTTTGAACTCGGTGCGAAACTGAAGAATCCATACAACTTCTCGATCGGCCAGCCGGATTTTCCCGTGCCGGAGCCGATCAAGGAGGCCGCGATCCGCGCCATCCGCGAGAACCGCAACGGCTACACCGTCACCCAGGGTTCGCCGGACCTGCTGCGCCGCATCTCGGAGCACCTCAAGCAGGATGTCGGTTGGAACGTGCCGTCCGATGAACTCGGACTGACCGTCACCAGCGGCACCAGCGGGGCGATTTACCTCGCGCTGCTGTCGATTCTGGACGCGGGCGACGAAGTCATCGTGCCCGATCCGTGGTTCGTGATCTACCCCAGCATGACCACCATGTGCGGCGGGAAGCCGGTCCCGTGCGACACGTATCCGGACGGAAAACTCACGGCCGCGCGGATCGAGCCGCTGCTGACCGAGCGCACCAAGGCAGTGATTCTCAACTCGCCCGGCAATCCCTGCGGCGCCGTCAACAGCACGGACGAACTGCGCGACATCATCGAGCTCTGCGACCGGCGCGGCGTGCTGCTGATCTCCGACGAGATCTACGACGCCTTCACCTATGACGACGCGCGAGAGAATGGCGCGTGCCCCAGCCCCGCGCGAATCAGCGACCGCGTGCTGCTGGTGCGAGGGTTCGGCAAGACCTACGGCTGCACCGGCTGGCGACTGGGCTATGCGGCCGGGCCCAAGCGGCTCATCGAGCAGATGACGAAGATTCAGCAGTACACCTTCGTCTGCGCCCCCTCGATCGCGCAGGCGGGCGTGGCGGCGGCGTTCGACGTGGACATGTCACCCCAGGTCCGCGCGTATCAGCGCAAGCGCGACATGGTGGTCGAAGCACTCGCGCCGATCACGACCATGCCCGCCATGGGCGGAGCGTTCTACGCCTTTGTGGAGGTGCCCTCGCGCCTCGGACAGACCGCCAGCGCCTTCTGCGAGAAGGCCATCGAGCGCAACGTGCTCATCATTCCCGGCAAGGTCTTCAGCCGGCGCGACACGCATTTCCGGCTCAGTTACGCCGTGCCGGACGAGATGCTGCGGGGCGGGTTGTCAATCCTCGCGGACCTGATGCGTTAG
- the folP gene encoding dihydropteroate synthase translates to MGVLNVTPDSFSDGGMFFDAETALDRALSMIDEGADVIDVGGESSRPGARRVSPSEQIRRVTPVIRRIRARSSVLISVDTTSADVARAALDSGADIINDVSAATDDPAMLPLMATRSCGVVLMHRRVAPEQDSYSDRYAQEPAYDDVVASVREHLRRRMADVTAAGVGHRRIVLDPGLGFGKSVAQNYRLAARIMDMASLGRPVLSAASRKSFLGRVSGVDTPAARLEGTLAMSVAHCLMGVRLFRVHDVGAHRRALAVAEAIHAAGAATGS, encoded by the coding sequence ATGGGGGTGCTCAACGTCACGCCCGACAGTTTCAGCGATGGGGGCATGTTCTTTGACGCCGAGACCGCGCTGGACCGCGCCCTGTCGATGATCGACGAAGGGGCCGACGTGATCGACGTGGGGGGGGAATCCTCGCGTCCCGGGGCCCGCCGCGTGTCGCCCTCGGAGCAGATCCGCCGCGTCACGCCCGTCATCCGGCGCATCCGGGCGCGGAGCAGCGTGCTGATCTCGGTGGACACCACCAGCGCGGACGTGGCGCGGGCGGCGCTTGATTCAGGCGCGGACATCATCAACGACGTGTCGGCGGCGACGGACGATCCGGCCATGCTGCCGCTCATGGCCACGCGGTCGTGCGGTGTGGTGCTGATGCACCGTCGCGTCGCGCCGGAGCAGGATTCCTACAGCGACCGCTATGCGCAGGAGCCCGCCTACGACGACGTGGTGGCGAGCGTCCGCGAGCACCTGCGGCGGCGGATGGCCGACGTAACCGCGGCGGGCGTGGGGCATCGAAGAATCGTGCTTGATCCTGGACTGGGGTTCGGCAAGTCGGTGGCGCAGAACTACCGGCTGGCCGCCCGGATCATGGACATGGCGTCGCTGGGACGTCCGGTGCTCAGCGCCGCCAGCCGCAAGTCGTTTCTCGGTCGCGTAAGCGGCGTGGACACGCCGGCGGCGCGTCTGGAGGGTACGTTGGCGATGAGCGTGGCTCATTGCCTGATGGGCGTGCGGTTGTTCCGGGTGCATGATGTTGGAGCGCACCGCCGCGCTCTGGCGGTGGCGGAGGCGATTCACGCCGCCGGCGCCGCCACAGGGTCGTGA
- the trxA gene encoding thioredoxin: protein MAGPATLEFTDSNFDREVINSPVPVVVDFWAEWCMPCRMLGPTIDQLAAEFQGKAKVGKVDTDSNRDVSVKFGIQSIPTVMVFKDGKVTKKFVGLTNKEDLKAAINAVL, encoded by the coding sequence ATGGCCGGTCCCGCGACACTCGAGTTCACCGACAGCAACTTCGACCGCGAAGTGATCAACTCGCCCGTCCCCGTGGTGGTGGACTTCTGGGCGGAATGGTGCATGCCATGCCGCATGCTGGGGCCGACCATCGATCAGCTGGCCGCCGAGTTCCAGGGCAAGGCCAAGGTGGGCAAGGTGGATACGGACTCCAACCGCGACGTGTCGGTGAAGTTCGGCATCCAGTCAATTCCCACCGTCATGGTGTTCAAGGACGGCAAGGTGACCAAGAAGTTCGTCGGTCTGACGAACAAGGAAGACCTGAAGGCGGCCATCAACGCGGTGCTGTGA
- a CDS encoding GNAT family N-acetyltransferase yields MTHDAGLIDLTARVEHAEAVIRRTMDALAAAPGDAHAVFGGVTAFISRGIPNTFFNRAIGLSEQDIGHIPAIAKWFTNHGIPPRFDLAPPRAGTDVRTALREAGCAEETMPGLTRRLLAGSVGGQPSKPTSIRIENAVGPLLESFLDIQMQTWPEDGGTRVERLDRLRRTASAPGLTRLVAIVEGEVAGTAALHVVAGVGWLNSGATVQRHRGRGVQTALIRHRIDLARQLGADLVCSLVAAGSASERNLRRGGLEPLCDRELWLPPDWTDHPFYRDAG; encoded by the coding sequence ATGACGCATGACGCCGGACTCATCGATCTGACCGCGCGCGTGGAGCACGCCGAAGCGGTCATTCGCCGCACCATGGACGCCCTGGCCGCGGCGCCGGGCGATGCGCACGCCGTGTTCGGGGGCGTCACCGCGTTCATCAGCCGGGGCATTCCGAACACGTTCTTCAATCGCGCCATCGGGCTGAGCGAGCAGGACATCGGGCACATTCCAGCGATTGCGAAGTGGTTCACCAATCATGGCATCCCGCCCCGCTTCGACCTGGCGCCGCCCCGTGCCGGGACCGACGTGCGGACGGCGCTTCGAGAAGCCGGCTGCGCGGAGGAGACGATGCCGGGGCTGACCCGGCGGCTTCTGGCCGGATCGGTCGGGGGTCAGCCATCCAAGCCCACCAGCATCCGAATCGAGAACGCGGTCGGCCCACTGCTCGAATCGTTCCTCGACATCCAGATGCAAACCTGGCCCGAGGATGGCGGAACCCGTGTGGAGCGCCTGGATCGACTGCGACGCACCGCCAGCGCCCCTGGCCTGACGCGGCTGGTCGCTATCGTGGAAGGCGAGGTCGCCGGCACCGCTGCGCTGCACGTCGTCGCAGGCGTGGGGTGGCTCAATAGTGGGGCAACCGTGCAGCGGCACCGGGGACGAGGTGTTCAAACAGCACTGATCCGCCACCGGATCGACCTGGCACGGCAACTGGGCGCTGACCTGGTGTGCTCGCTTGTCGCGGCGGGGTCGGCCAGCGAACGAAACCTGCGCCGCGGCGGCCTGGAGCCGCTCTGCGACCGTGAGCTCTGGCTGCCGCCCGATTGGACCGATCATCCGTTCTATCGCGACGCCGGGTGA